The following proteins are encoded in a genomic region of Thermococcus henrietii:
- the rpiA gene encoding ribose-5-phosphate isomerase RpiA, with the protein MNVEEMKKAVAKEALNLIEDEMVIGLGTGSTTAYFIRYLGKLIMEGELEEVYGVPTSYQARLLALEAGVPVVSLDEVDAIDIAIDGADEVDPQMNLIKGRGAALTMEKIIEYRAGMFVVLVDETKLVEWLGQRMPVPIEVIPVAWRAIAEEIEVFNATAELRMAEKKDGPVVTDNGNFILDARFHRIEDPLDLEIELNNIPGVVENGIFADIADLVLVGTKDGVKRMER; encoded by the coding sequence ATGAACGTTGAGGAAATGAAAAAGGCCGTTGCCAAAGAGGCCCTTAACCTCATCGAGGACGAGATGGTCATTGGTCTCGGTACCGGCTCTACGACCGCCTACTTCATCCGCTACCTCGGGAAGCTCATCATGGAGGGTGAACTTGAGGAGGTCTACGGCGTCCCGACCTCATACCAGGCGAGGCTCTTGGCCCTTGAAGCCGGTGTTCCGGTTGTGAGCCTCGACGAGGTTGACGCGATAGACATAGCGATTGACGGAGCGGACGAGGTTGACCCGCAGATGAACCTAATCAAGGGGCGCGGTGCCGCGTTGACCATGGAGAAAATCATCGAGTACAGGGCCGGAATGTTCGTCGTCCTCGTTGACGAGACCAAGCTCGTCGAGTGGCTCGGCCAGAGAATGCCCGTCCCAATAGAGGTTATCCCGGTCGCCTGGCGTGCCATCGCGGAGGAGATAGAGGTCTTCAACGCCACCGCCGAGCTGAGGATGGCCGAGAAGAAGGACGGGCCCGTCGTTACGGACAACGGCAACTTCATACTCGACGCCAGGTTCCACCGCATAGAGGACCCGCTTGACCTTGAGATAGAGCTCAACAACATTCCCGGCGTCGTCGAGAACGGAATCTTCGCTGACATAGCCGACCTCGTCCTCGTCGGCACGAAGGACGGGGTCAAGAGGATGGAGCGCTGA
- a CDS encoding beta-CASP ribonuclease aCPSF1 produces MIRRETYVDEILKEIREVIAQMVPPNARITDVEFEGPELVIYTKNPEAIMKDGDLIRNLAKVLKKRISVRPDPDILIPPEKAEEMIKELVPKEAEITNISFDPSVGEVLIEAKKPGLVIGKNGETLRLITQKVHWAPRVVRTPPLQSQTIYSIRQILQTESKDRRKFLRQVGRNIYRKSEYKSRWIRITGLGGFREVGRSALLVQTDESYVLVDFGVNIAAMRDPLKAFPHFDAPEFRYVLDEGLLDAIIITHAHLDHSGMLPYLFRYKLFDGPIYTTPPTRDLMTLLQQDFIEIQHMNGVEPLYRPRDIKEVIKHTITLDYGEVRDIAPDIRLTLHNAGHILGSAIVHLHIGNGLHNIAVTGDFKFIPTRLFEPAVNRFPRLETLVMESTYGGSNDYQMPREEAEKKLIEVIRETIKRGGKVLIPAMAVGRAQEIMMVLEEYARVGGIEVPIYLDGMIWEATAIHTAYPEYLSKSLREQIFHEGYNPFLNPIFKSVANSRERQDIIDSGEPAIIIATSGMLVGGPSVEYFKQLAPDPKNSIIFVSYQAEGTLGRQVQRGLREIPLIGEDGRTEVVQVNMEVHTIDGFSGHADRRELISYVARVRPRPERIITVHGEAHKCLDLSSSIHRKFGISTRAPNNLDAIRLK; encoded by the coding sequence TTGATTCGGAGGGAAACCTACGTTGACGAGATACTCAAGGAGATTCGCGAGGTCATAGCCCAAATGGTTCCGCCGAACGCGAGGATAACCGACGTCGAGTTCGAGGGGCCGGAGCTCGTTATATACACCAAGAACCCGGAGGCGATAATGAAGGACGGCGACCTCATCAGGAACCTCGCGAAGGTTCTGAAGAAGAGGATAAGCGTCCGCCCGGACCCGGACATCCTAATCCCGCCCGAGAAGGCCGAGGAGATGATTAAGGAGCTCGTCCCGAAGGAGGCCGAGATAACGAACATAAGCTTTGACCCCTCCGTCGGCGAGGTTCTCATAGAGGCCAAGAAGCCCGGCCTCGTCATCGGAAAGAACGGCGAGACGCTTCGCCTAATCACCCAGAAGGTCCACTGGGCGCCAAGGGTTGTCAGGACCCCACCGCTCCAGAGCCAGACGATTTACTCGATAAGGCAGATTCTCCAGACCGAGAGCAAGGACAGGAGGAAGTTCCTCAGGCAGGTTGGCAGGAACATCTACCGCAAGTCCGAGTACAAGAGCAGGTGGATTAGGATTACCGGCCTCGGAGGCTTCCGCGAGGTCGGAAGGAGCGCCCTCTTAGTTCAGACCGATGAGAGTTACGTTCTCGTTGACTTCGGCGTGAACATTGCAGCTATGAGGGACCCGCTCAAAGCGTTTCCGCACTTCGACGCTCCAGAATTCCGCTACGTCCTCGACGAGGGCCTTCTCGACGCGATAATCATAACCCACGCCCACCTCGACCACAGCGGAATGCTCCCGTACCTCTTCCGCTACAAGCTCTTCGACGGGCCGATTTACACGACCCCGCCGACGAGGGACTTGATGACGCTCCTTCAGCAGGACTTCATCGAGATTCAGCACATGAACGGCGTCGAGCCCCTGTACAGGCCGAGGGACATAAAGGAGGTCATAAAGCACACCATAACCCTCGACTACGGAGAAGTCCGCGACATAGCCCCTGATATAAGGCTGACCCTCCACAACGCCGGTCACATACTCGGCTCGGCGATAGTTCACCTCCACATAGGCAACGGACTTCACAACATAGCCGTAACCGGCGACTTCAAGTTCATCCCGACCAGGCTCTTCGAACCGGCGGTAAACAGGTTCCCGCGCCTTGAGACCCTCGTCATGGAGTCCACCTACGGCGGAAGCAACGACTACCAGATGCCGAGGGAAGAGGCCGAGAAGAAGCTCATAGAGGTCATAAGAGAAACAATCAAGCGCGGTGGAAAAGTGCTCATTCCGGCGATGGCGGTCGGTAGGGCCCAGGAGATAATGATGGTTCTCGAGGAGTACGCGCGCGTCGGGGGAATAGAGGTTCCGATTTACCTCGACGGAATGATTTGGGAAGCTACAGCAATTCACACAGCCTACCCGGAGTACCTCAGCAAGAGCCTCCGCGAGCAGATATTCCACGAGGGATACAACCCGTTCCTCAACCCGATATTCAAGAGCGTCGCCAACTCGCGCGAGAGGCAGGACATCATAGACTCCGGAGAGCCTGCGATAATCATAGCCACCTCGGGCATGCTCGTCGGCGGGCCGAGCGTCGAGTACTTCAAACAGCTTGCCCCAGACCCGAAGAACAGCATCATCTTCGTCAGCTACCAGGCCGAGGGAACCCTCGGAAGGCAGGTGCAGAGAGGTTTGCGCGAGATACCGCTCATCGGAGAGGACGGCAGGACAGAGGTCGTTCAGGTCAACATGGAGGTCCACACGATAGACGGCTTCTCCGGCCACGCGGACAGGAGGGAACTTATAAGCTACGTCGCCCGCGTCAGGCCGAGGCCGGAAAGGATAATCACCGTCCACGGCGAGGCCCACAAGTGCCTCGACCTCAGCTCCAGCATACACAGGAAGTTCGGCATCTCCACTAGGGCACCCAACAACCTCGACGCCATAAGGCTCAAGTGA
- a CDS encoding RNA ligase partner protein encodes MRFVLDTSIFVNPEIRKDFGDNPTEAMKTFLGYAGKLFGKVEFYMPPGIYREVMHFVDEELKPEIELYIIKKPPNLHDLKIPAFVVYELIDDIRRRVDKGLRVAEKAVRESVVETDNVDKIIQKLRRNYRKALREGIVDSKEDFELILLAKELDATIVSADVGILTWAQKMGIKWIDASAFKDVLKGLVEKLGGKNL; translated from the coding sequence CTGAGGTTCGTCCTCGACACGAGCATATTCGTCAACCCCGAAATCCGAAAGGACTTCGGCGATAACCCGACCGAGGCCATGAAGACCTTTCTAGGCTACGCCGGGAAGCTCTTCGGGAAGGTGGAGTTCTACATGCCGCCGGGCATCTACCGCGAGGTCATGCACTTCGTTGACGAGGAGCTGAAGCCGGAGATAGAGCTCTACATCATAAAGAAGCCCCCCAACCTGCACGACCTCAAGATTCCGGCCTTCGTCGTTTACGAGCTCATAGACGACATAAGGAGGCGGGTTGACAAGGGGCTTAGAGTTGCCGAGAAGGCCGTTCGAGAGAGCGTCGTCGAGACGGACAACGTGGACAAGATAATCCAGAAGCTCCGGAGGAACTATCGTAAGGCCCTTCGAGAAGGAATCGTTGACAGCAAGGAGGACTTCGAGCTAATCCTTCTCGCCAAGGAGCTGGACGCGACGATAGTTTCTGCGGACGTTGGAATACTAACCTGGGCGCAGAAGATGGGCATCAAGTGGATTGACGCTTCAGCGTTCAAGGACGTCCTCAAGGGTCTCGTCGAGAAGCTCGGAGGGAAAAATTTATAA
- a CDS encoding class III signal peptide has translation MRPAQAAIEYLFMIALALTMVLIAIRLMKQSAQQASRNIDSANREIIETLQNMTSGG, from the coding sequence ATGAGACCTGCTCAGGCTGCAATAGAGTACCTCTTCATGATTGCACTCGCGCTCACCATGGTGCTCATCGCTATACGTTTAATGAAACAGAGTGCTCAGCAGGCATCTAGAAACATAGACAGTGCCAACAGGGAAATAATTGAAACCCTTCAGAACATGACGAGTGGGGGATGA